One stretch of Asterias rubens chromosome 8, eAstRub1.3, whole genome shotgun sequence DNA includes these proteins:
- the LOC117293613 gene encoding LOW QUALITY PROTEIN: ganglioside GM2 activator-like (The sequence of the model RefSeq protein was modified relative to this genomic sequence to represent the inferred CDS: deleted 1 base in 1 codon), with protein sequence MNVLTLMCFVASVLAVTLALPPPSRTFAQEYIVQQMQKISVTGKSKLGLYSFSFTDCSAPSAPLKGNVTLSPTSPVTLPGKLTVSFNASFGVTLKTPLKLVLKIEKKEFIWIDIPCVDNIGSCTYDDICSMIPPTPSSGCPPPLKAAGLPCACPFQQGKYSLKPTVLEIASLPSGIPDFLADGDFKVNAKLFDGNNELGCVDLAFTLKLNN encoded by the exons ATGAATGTGTTAACGTTGATGTGTTTTGTTGCTTCGGTTCTTGCCGTCACGTTGGCACTGCCACCACCATCGCGAACATTTGCCCAAGAATACATCGTACAGCAGATGCAGAAGATCAGTGTTACGGGAAAG AGTAAACTTGGCCTGTATAGTTTCAGTTTCACTGATTGCAGTGCACCATCGGCTCCATTAAAGGGAAACGTGACTCTCTCCCCAACCAGCCCTGTAACCCTACCTGGAAAACTCACCGTCTCTTTCAATGCTTCATTCGGAGTCACCTTGAAAACACCGTTGAAACTTGTGCTCAAGATTGAAAAGAAG GAATTCATCTGGATTGATATTCCATGTGTGGATAATATCGGATCCTGCACCTATGATGATATTTGCTCGATGATCCCACCCACCCCGAGCTCAGGATGTCCCCCTCCATTGAAGGCTGCT GGATTGCCTTGTGCATGTCCATTCCAACAG GGGAAGTACAGCTTGAAGCCCACAGTGCTGGAAATAGCGTCCCTTCCTTCAGGCATTCCAGATTTCCTGGCCGACGGAGACTTCAAAGTGAACGCAAAACTGTTTGATGGTAACAACGAGCTTGGCTGTGTCGATCTGGCCTTCACGCTGAAACTGAACAACTAG
- the LOC117293614 gene encoding uncharacterized protein LOC117293614 — MAYEFNSVRKLHVKAYLLSAVESDDSDTVNLKATLNAPQEIRYLPFAKEKLDLNYDELQSELKNAFFESARRFYSGARYHRLFWKDDEGDLVSFSNDSELSKAIEMGTKNDVFHVYFQPVLTTREENGGGFCVIL, encoded by the exons ATGGCTTATGAATTCAACTCCGTTAGAAAACTTCACGTAAAGGCATATCTGCTAAGTGCCGTTGAAAGTGATGACAGTGACACTGTGAATTTGAAAGCAACACTTAACGCTCCACAGGAAATTCGCTACCTACCATTCGCCAAAGAAAAACTAGATCTGAACTATGATGAGTTGCAATCTGAATTAAAAAATGCCTTCTTCGAGTCAGCCAGGCGCTTCTATAGTGGGGCTCGATATCACCGGCTGTTCTGGAAAG aTGATGAAGGTGATCTTGTTTCATTCTCAAACGACTCGGAGTTATCCAAAGCAATTGAGATGGGCACAAAGAATGATGTCTTCCACGTGTACTTTCAGCCTGTATTAACCACGCGGGAGGAAAACGGGGGAGGTTTCTGCGTTATACTGTAG
- the LOC117293612 gene encoding subtilisin inhibitor CLSI-I-like has protein sequence MPPVKYSGNIIHNIEAVSTRSDIQTDRGVKMSEMKEWPHLVGKMGEEAKEEISKTDTTLQVDLVPDGYMVTCDFRTDRVRIFLDADGKVTRPPRVG, from the exons ATGCCTCCGGTAAAATACTCTGGTAATATTATCCATAATATAGAAGCGGTGTCCACACGAAGTGATATACAAACAGACAGAGGTGTTAAAATGAGTGAAATGAAAGAATGGCCACATCTGGTTGGGAAG ATGGGTGAAGAGGCAAAAGAAGAAATATCAAAGACAGACACAACCCTTCAG GTTGACTTAGTCCCGGATGGATATATGGTAACTTGCGATTTCCGAACGGACCGAGTGCGCATTTTCCTTGACGCAGATGGGAAAGTCACGAGACCACCACGCGTTGGCTGA